A genomic window from Caldanaerobius fijiensis DSM 17918 includes:
- a CDS encoding oligopeptide/dipeptide ABC transporter ATP-binding protein: MDPLMSIRDLYIIFEHREGFIGKPKTVEAVSGVNLDIYPGEIIAVVGESGCGKTTLGKAICGLYKPSKGSLIFQGKDISKLNKKEFKEFRRNVQMVHQDSYAALNPTRTIYQSLSAPIIRNGFAKDRKQAYEIICELLETVELTPPELYLEKFPHQLSGGQRQRILMARAISLRPKLIVADEPVSMIDVSLRISILDLMAHLNKQFGIAFIYITHDLSTARYIASNGRIAVMYLGKIIETGQLNKVLSHPHHPYLQALLSAVPIPDPDIARNMKQLPLRSWDMPDPTSPPPGCRFNPRCPYAREICQQNEPILRNYEDDMVSCHLAEKVPAWKIG; this comes from the coding sequence ATGGATCCGCTGATGTCAATTAGGGATTTATATATAATATTTGAGCACAGGGAAGGCTTTATTGGGAAACCAAAGACGGTTGAAGCGGTTTCAGGTGTCAATTTGGATATCTATCCTGGAGAGATAATAGCTGTGGTGGGTGAAAGCGGTTGTGGCAAGACCACATTAGGGAAAGCTATTTGTGGATTATATAAACCGTCAAAAGGGTCCCTGATTTTTCAAGGAAAAGATATTTCAAAACTTAACAAGAAGGAATTTAAAGAGTTTAGAAGGAACGTACAGATGGTACATCAGGATTCATATGCAGCTCTAAACCCAACGAGAACTATATATCAGTCATTGAGTGCACCTATAATAAGAAATGGTTTTGCAAAAGATCGTAAACAAGCTTATGAGATAATATGCGAGTTATTAGAGACTGTTGAACTAACGCCGCCAGAGCTTTACTTAGAAAAATTTCCGCACCAATTGAGCGGTGGGCAGAGGCAAAGGATATTAATGGCCAGAGCTATATCTTTAAGGCCGAAGTTAATAGTAGCCGATGAACCGGTATCTATGATCGACGTGTCTTTAAGGATATCTATATTAGACCTCATGGCACATTTGAATAAACAATTTGGTATTGCTTTTATTTATATAACCCATGATTTGTCTACTGCAAGGTACATAGCATCGAACGGCCGTATAGCTGTGATGTATTTGGGGAAAATTATAGAAACAGGTCAGTTAAATAAGGTACTATCACATCCCCACCACCCTTATCTTCAGGCGCTTCTTTCGGCAGTTCCCATACCTGATCCGGATATTGCCAGAAATATGAAGCAGCTTCCGTTGCGCAGCTGGGATATGCCGGATCCTACCAGTCCACCTCCGGGGTGTAGGTTTAATCCGCGCTGCCCATATGCCAGAGAAATTTGTCAGCAAAATGAGCCAATTTTAAGGAATTATGAAGATGATATGGTTTCGTGTCATCTGGCAGAAAAGGTGCCTGCATGGAAAATAGGATAA